The genomic interval GAAGATGGGACTTTCCGTAGAACCTCTCGTACGCCTCGGGAGCGCTCAGGCGAAAGTCCGCGCTCAGGTCGATGATGCGCCCGGCCTTGAGGCGGAGATCGGGCATTCGCTCCATCGTTTCGCCGTGGGGCAGACAGCAGAAGAGCAGGTCGCAAGGCTCGAGATCCTCGATCCGGGTGAAGGCAAGCTGGGTGCGCCCTCTGAGGTTCGGGTGCGCTCGGGTCGCGTAGCGTCCGAACAGGCGCTCCGAAGTAATTTGCGCCAGCTCCACCTCAGGATGGGCCAAGAGCAACCGCAGGAGCTCTCCGCCCACATAACCCGAGGCTCCGACGATCGAGACGGAGATCTTAGCCGCCACGCCGAGACTCTTCGGCCACCCCGAGCGTGTAATCAACGATGTGTTTCGGGATGTCGACTCCGGTCACCGAGACGCTGTTCTTGAACTCCATCGTGTAGTTCACCTCGTTCGCGAGAACACCTTCGTCCGTCTCGAAGAGATCCACCGCCACGACTCCGCCGCCAACCGCCCGTGCGGCGCGCAACGAGATGTCGGCTAGCTCGTCGGTGACGGGACAGTTCTCGGCACTCGCGCCTCTTGCGGTGTTGGTGATCCAGTGGCTCGAGCTCCGATAGATGGCCGCGATGCAGCGATCTCCCACCACGAAGCTCCGGATGTCTCGTCCGGGCTTGTCCACGTATTTCTGGATATAGAAGATCGAATGATGGTAAGTGCCGAGGACGGTCTTGTGCTCCAGGAGCGACTCGGCCGCGTCGCGGTCGTTGACCTTGGAGAGCATCCGTCCCCAGGATCCGACGGCGGGCTTGAGGACCACCGGATAGCCGCATCGCTCGATCGCCTCGATCGCGGTCTCCTCGGTGAAGGCGACTCGCACTTCGGGCTGGGGCACCCGATGCTCCTGGAGAGCCACCGAGGTCAGCAGCTTGTCCCCGCAAGTGAATCCTACCTTCGAGGTGTTGACGCAAGTAACACCGGTGCTCTCGAGAAGCCGCATCGTGTGGACCGCGCGCGAGTGGTTGATACACCGCTCGAGGACGACGTCGACGGGGAACGCGTCCTCGCCGAGGCGGAAGTGCAGCTTGCGCACATCCATCATCACCGTCTCGACGTTGCTCCGCTGCCCCAGCTCCGCGAGGAGCATCTTCTCGTCGGGCCGGATCAGCGAGTGGAGAAACCCAACCCTTATCATGGCAACCGAACCCTTACTGACCCCAGTCTTCCTCGGTCGTGGGGGCTTCCGCGAGCTCGAGCGGATCGAGCGACGTCACCTCGAGCTCGGTCCCGCAGTCCCTGCACTCGACAATCTCCCCCGCAACCAGATCTTCGCCCAATGCGACTGGGGCCTCGCAGACGGGGCAATCGACAGACATGCTCCTCTTCCTCCTCGTCTCTTTTTCGCGATCGAAACTGGAAGTATAGGTCGAGGGAAAGACGACGACAAGCCGGCGATGAGCACCGCACCCGGTCCAGACCTCGGCCTTTGAAGGGAGGTCACCCTCGCATTATCATCAACCGGCCCGAAGAAGGGGAGGATTTCCATGCGTTTCGCCGCCATGGTGGTTTTCGCGCTCGGCGCGTTCCAGGAACAGGACATCACCAGCATCGAGTCGGTGGCAAAGGCTCCGGCCCGCGCCGAAGGGACTGGCCCGTACGAGAGGCTCATTCTGAGAGGTGCGACGCTGATCGATGGGACCGGCGCCCCTCCGGTGGGTCCGGTCG from Vicinamibacteria bacterium carries:
- the lysX gene encoding lysine biosynthesis protein LysX, coding for MRVGFLHSLIRPDEKMLLAELGQRSNVETVMMDVRKLHFRLGEDAFPVDVVLERCINHSRAVHTMRLLESTGVTCVNTSKVGFTCGDKLLTSVALQEHRVPQPEVRVAFTEETAIEAIERCGYPVVLKPAVGSWGRMLSKVNDRDAAESLLEHKTVLGTYHHSIFYIQKYVDKPGRDIRSFVVGDRCIAAIYRSSSHWITNTARGASAENCPVTDELADISLRAARAVGGGVVAVDLFETDEGVLANEVNYTMEFKNSVSVTGVDIPKHIVDYTLGVAEESRRGG
- the lysW gene encoding lysine biosynthesis protein LysW — encoded protein: MSVDCPVCEAPVALGEDLVAGEIVECRDCGTELEVTSLDPLELAEAPTTEEDWGQ